Below is a window of Leishmania major strain Friedlin complete genome, chromosome 29 DNA.
CGCGCCGAGGCCAAGAACTGCGTGGTGTCTTTCAGGTACTGATCATAGGCGTCGAGGTACTCACCATAATTTGCGTACTGCTGCGGGGAGGGCATCTGCGGTGAGTTGAGGTCCACCTCTGTGAGGCCCTCTCGATCGCGCGgctcgccgctgtcgtctgtgtgtgtggacgcacagctgccgccgccgtgggaCGTGTCCTCTAACGGGATGTGGTGGAAAGGTGCCGCCGACCCAGGCAGCAGCCCTGGCGATCGCGGATCAGGTGCACCGTTGGTGTAGACAGTGTATCCTGGCGAGGTATAGGAGCGACCTCGGTGACCATGCAACGACATaagagggagaagcacaGCGGGTGCCGCGATGGCTCGCCTCATGTATGATATGACCCTACACTGCATgccaagcacacgcacacccgggaggtggtggtggggtcgTAAAGGCGCTGAAGACACCACGTGCTTCAACAAGGCTGATGCTGCACTGTGTGCGTACAGAGCGATAGAGTGGAAGAAGGGGgatgcgagagagaggcgggtaGCAATGGTGGTGAGAATGAAGTCGCGTCCTGCTTATTCCATTGTGACGGAGGCAGTGTTGGGGCGAGACATACCCCACACACAtctaaacacacacacacacacacacaactgTTTCTTACTTGTTCGTAGTATTTTGCTTTTCCATTCTGTGCAACATCGGGCTTTACTTGCAAGCCCTTCTGCGTCCCGTACGATTTCTCTTTATCTCTCGTTCGTCGTAGGGACGctagagggagagggggggggaaggggggaggggcgcctGCCGCTCTCCCGCGCAAGGAGACTTATCGCTGAGAATAAAAGTGAATGGCACGCGCCTCCGAACACGGCGAAGCGGCGTTTTCACTCCGGCTTTGCCAACAAGGGGCTTCCGTGGGCCTCTTGCACAGGCGCCTTCCTTTTTCATCTGCCCGCACCATTGCATTGCACTCACTCGATCGCCTCTCCAGGCATCACAAACACGCATGCTTCAAGATCCTTTGCTGTCCTCTTTCCCCCCTCTTCTACCCCGTTGCTTcgagccaccgccgccaagcCCAAACAACAGCACGGCTCCGAGAGAAGCCAGGAAATCGCTCGCGACCACAAGAAGATGACGGTTGCCCATCCGAGTCAGAGACGTCCACATCACATGTGAACGCAAGAAATGAAGCAAGTCTCAATTCACGTCCGGTTCAGAAAAATAGATGCGATTGTACTTGGATGATCATCATGCGTATATGCGCATAACCCCCAACTTGCCAGGCGACACGAGTATCCTTCTTCCGCTCTCTCTGGGCACATGGTCAGCGTGCGATGTCTGTTGTGAGAATAGACCCGCCGGGGAAGGGGACAAGTTATTGTGGTActccccagcagcagcagtgcagtCGAACATGCACGCAGTTCTAGTTCGCCATCCTCCAtcggagcagctggcggcagAGAAACAGGTTCTTTCAAGACGCAGTCCATCGAGTCGCGCGCACCGAAGCGCACAAGACACTCACATGTACGCACCAAGACCGACACACACGTTGTGTCAGAGACAGGGATATCCCACACAGATACAGAGACCTTCCCATGTCAGCACCGAATCTGTTCCAGTCCCCCGCCCCACTGAATCGAGACGAAGTAGACCAACATCTGTGTCTCAGCGGAGTGATGGAAACCCCAAGAATGCAGAGGTCAAAAAACCTCAAGCATTGTcatggagggggagaaggaaaacacacgcacacacacacacacacacgcacgttAGCGTCAGAGACGTCCACATCACATGTGAACGCAAGAAATGAAGCAAGTCTCAATTCACGTCCGATTCAGAAAAATAGATGCGATTGTACTTGGATGATCATCATGCGTATGTGCGtcgcgtggtggtggtgttgggaAGGAGGGGCAAGGGCAGAGAGAACACACGGTCCccatgagagagagacgggatGTGCGCTCTATTGAATGCTGCCGTCTTGGCTGCCGCGtttgcgcgtgcgcagaTTGTGTGCAGcgcatacacagagagagagagagagagggtcaCGTGCAGCATGCAAGGGCATGTTGCACACGACATGGGAAACGGAAACTAAGCgtggaaaagaaaagaggcgGGGCGTCAGGCTCGCTGGGCGAATCTCGTGCCTGTGCTGCGGTCGTATGGGCCCTGGAGGCATGCCCCGGCAGCGAATGCTAGtggcagagaggagggcggggcaCGAATGAAAGCCACCGACAGGAACCCCAGCCCACCCTCCCTTTGTCTAGCTTCATCACGCTTATCTAGAGCGAAGCACAAAAAACCATCCAACCCAGTTGCACTCTCTGCTTCACGAGTGCCACATGGACTGCGACACCCTCCAAAGTAACATGCACAGTTGTCTCTACtcggtgctgctcttcttaCTCCTTTCACTCCTACTTCGACACGTACACACTCCCATACACGTGTGCGCGAAACCTTTGTTTCATGGCCAGCGtgagaggggcagagggaggggagtgaGTTACACCGAGGAGATGAGCAAGTCAGCATATTCGTCTCCGTCGATCTGACTTCTGGGGTGGCATCTGCAATCGTCCCGGTGACACTGAGGACCATGCCGGCAGGAATAGAGTGCGCCTGTCATACAAGAGTACCGGTAAGCATCTATgcctgtgcttgtgtgcacgGACGAGAGTACAGTGCCGCCTCATCCTTCCAGCTCCCTGTCTCACCGCGTGGCGACATGAAGGGGCGGGCGGCGGACTTGCTCTGGAGACACAGACAGTAgaagcagcgagagagagggcagggggggggccaTGATGACACTGGGGTCCTTTCTCACGAAAAAGACAGCATGAAACGTCGAACGAATACCGACAGATGGAGCAGAGACCTCGCTTGCACTGGAGAAAGGCGACTTCACGATGCTCCCTTCCccagcccctcccccattcCACCGCTTCAGCAGGTTTCGCGGAAAAGCGCAGGCGAAGTACGACGCATCAAAGGCGCTAAGCCATGGCTGCCACATTAGTGCATCTCTCTGCTTCGTTTCCCCGCCGTGGCCGGTGGGCGCGGTGGCCGGGGttggagggagagaaagcgCGTCGTTGCGAGTTCACTGTCCGAGGCATGCCTCCACCTTACCATGCGTGTTTCTGCCTCGGCACCGTACACGCGTATCCAGCGGCACACGTTCGTTCCCCTTCGCCTCTCGCCCCGGCCCCCTCAAACTTCACTGGACCGCCTACGTGCGTGGAGAGGAGAACAgccgcgaaaaaaaaaatacggaaggaaacacacacgagcagcagtgcaTGTACGGAAAGTAACatgagagcgagagaagcgtggcgcacgcacacgtgtgctCACGCACAGATATGCGCGTCAATACATGCATGCGTGTACTCGCTCACATACATGACGCTCGATAAAAAGACAAAGGACGTACAAGAGGATGCAGAGGCCCAAGCGGTGCAGGGAGCagacagtgtgtgtgtgtgtgtaaatGGGGAAGAAGGTGGTGCGGGAGAGGGTCTGAGTAGACGCTGGTTGCTTATGGGCGCCACAGATATAACCCAGCTGACACAGCAAGGCAACGCGACGTTCACATGCCAACACATAGGCGAGAGAAAACAAGAAAGCCAAGCGCGACAAGGTCAAGGGCCCTCACAGGGGCACCGCAGGAAGGAAAGCAGCACGTACAGCGCATCAGCGACGGACACAAGCTCGTCGGGAGACAttgagagagaaaggcaaTCAACTGCATGGAAAGCTCGTTGTTATTTGCCTGCAATGTGTCCGCCTTCTCTGCCTCGCAACACGAGGTCAATACTCGACACAACCCCCCTAGCCTGCCATATaggccccatcgcgtggtgcgacgcGGCCGTGGACGCACGCGTTACAGCAATGTGCCGACTCCATCAtcggagcacggcctctgcctcaAGCTCTGCCCACCACCGCTCAGCAGGTCGCCACGCAGCCGGCacccatcatgccggtcgtcacccctggtgcatcccttGGGGTGGCACTCAGACTATACACACCAGgaggcagtgtgagggccgggtgggatacgctcgagccGTGCTGACTCTCTGCCCGTTACATGGACGGCagaagcgtgtgcacggtcGCAGGCCCCTCCAACGCAGCGCTATATGCGACCTGGCCACCCTCCACCCCCCAACGTAGCAGGTGCTTGACCCTGTCCATCACCAGATGTGGCTCGGCGTCGGTCGGGGAtaggggggaggagggactGCCTGGCCTCCCTGAAGAGTGGAGGCACCGAAccctgagatgccacgcGGTGGTTACTAAGGGAGAACGAAGAGGACAGGTTGCAAGT
It encodes the following:
- a CDS encoding conserved hypothetical protein (previous protein_id=AAZ09652.1), encoding MSLHGHRGRSYTSPGYTVYTNGAPDPRSPGLLPGSAAPFHHIPLEDTSHGGGSCASTHTDDSGEPRDREGLTEVDLNSPQMPSPQQYANYGEYLDAYDQYLKDTTQFLASARAFLQKQLRHFRHAHAGLAEAVRREYFWTFIPFICALCVHVVDSQHHVNARITRERLKQRAKEHVKNVKWVSV